The DNA sequence AATCTAAATGCAGTAACGAATGAGATATATTAACTATAATGAAATCTTTGATGTCATGTTACACTATTTACCTCATGGAGCAAAGTGAAACTAGTGGTTCTtaatgtgttgaagaaagatgaagagtatagaaaaataaaaggttAGGTTAACATGCAAACAAAGAATTGTCAAACTACGATAACTTATCTTAAGATTATTTTTGTGAATTGGCCTTCCAGATGGGATAAGAGCGCCGCTTTTGTTCTGCTGGAGTACTTGAAGAAGTTCTATACGGAGATGCTGAGGACATTTGAGAATATTGAGGctgaaatgccagccaatacgaacTACGATATAGCACACCTGAAAAAAGCGGTAACTTCATGTACCATTTTCTGTCTTGTAAAAAATAACAtataaatctctctctctctctctctgtgtgtgtatgtgtgtatggttgtgcatctctctctctctctctctcgttaatTTTGGGATTACCTCTCTTTGTTTGCGTGCAGGTCCAAAATAACGTGACTGGTTACCTGGAAGAAGCGAAATTGTCACACAGGAACCACAAGCCAAGCTTTGTAGATCAGGTCAAGTTGACTAGCCTGAACATCGGCGTGCCAACAATATGTGTGAGTATGATGGCTGGAATGGGTGATGCAATGATGAAGCCAGCACTCAAATGGGCTGCTAGTGTTCCGGACGTCGTCATATCAGTCGGGAAGATTTCCCGTTTCATGA is a window from the Triticum dicoccoides isolate Atlit2015 ecotype Zavitan unplaced genomic scaffold, WEW_v2.0 scaffold114665, whole genome shotgun sequence genome containing:
- the LOC119343070 gene encoding alpha-copaene synthase-like, whose translation is WDKSAAFVLLEYLKKFYTEMLRTFENIEAEMPANTNYDIAHLKKAVQNNVTGYLEEAKLSHRNHKPSFVDQVKLTSLNIGVPTICVSMMAGMGDAMMKPALKWAASVPDVVISVGKISRFMNDIGAFERRKCKGDLASTVECYINEYNVTSEVAITKIVALIEQEWKTLNQARFENHLLPALQQFISLAISTTFFYGNRNDVYTHSAHMQWTIERLFLKNM